A region from the Clostridium beijerinckii genome encodes:
- a CDS encoding small acid-soluble spore protein Tlp — MHNKPDDRRDNVDRIENNLSNTIQNIHRAEEMISKTHDEKMKETLKEKNERRSEAINGMRTEIKDEAIDKQNGYR, encoded by the coding sequence ATGCACAATAAACCAGATGACAGACGAGACAATGTCGATAGGATTGAAAATAACCTTAGTAATACTATTCAAAATATTCATCGTGCAGAAGAAATGATTTCAAAAACACATGATGAAAAAATGAAAGAAACATTAAAAGAAAAAAATGAGAGAAGATCAGAAGCCATTAATGGTATGAGAACGGAAATTAAAGACGAAGCAATAGATAAACAAAACGGATACAGGTAG
- a CDS encoding TetR family transcriptional regulator gives MAKFTELEKEKIREELLEVAYRFFIDKGFKSTSLEDITSSVGIAKSSFYLFFESKEVLYMELLAHEGEQIEKQVWPKVRGTEDISSAIKLYLNKMTLELESKILTQRLVYDLEEYKIVSRKLNPEYVGSQNLRSIIPLMEFIKSRQDSKEIIDEDPGVIAGVLRSALLIGSQKGDLQQYNYERIRELLFEAVANQIART, from the coding sequence ATGGCTAAGTTTACAGAATTAGAAAAAGAAAAAATTCGAGAAGAATTGCTTGAAGTTGCCTATCGCTTTTTTATAGATAAAGGCTTTAAGAGTACTTCTCTTGAAGATATTACTTCATCAGTTGGCATTGCAAAGAGTTCATTTTATCTATTTTTCGAGTCAAAAGAAGTGCTATATATGGAATTGTTAGCACATGAGGGAGAGCAAATTGAAAAGCAGGTTTGGCCAAAAGTTAGAGGGACTGAGGATATAAGTTCAGCTATAAAGTTGTATTTAAATAAGATGACTTTGGAACTAGAATCTAAGATTTTAACTCAAAGGTTGGTTTACGATCTTGAGGAATATAAAATTGTATCTAGAAAGCTAAATCCAGAGTATGTTGGCTCACAAAATCTTAGAAGCATCATCCCTCTTATGGAGTTTATAAAATCACGTCAAGACTCTAAGGAGATTATCGATGAAGACCCAGGTGTTATAGCTGGAGTTTTAAGATCAGCTTTATTAATTGGTTCCCAAAAGGGAGATTTACAGCAATATAATTATGAAAGGATTAGAGAGTTATTATTCGAAGCTGTTGCTAATCAAATTGCACGGACTTAA